CGAAGAATCTCGTCACAGTTCGTGTCGAGTAAATTGACCTCGGGTCGATCGCCAACGAGAACTACCGTCCGACACGGTGGGTCGGCCGTCTCGTGGATTCGCCGAAACGTGCCACCGGGCAGTCCTTCATCTACGAGCAGAATATCGGGATCGCTGTCGAGCTGGGCGCGCAAATCAGCATCGGTGTGCGCCTGGATTACGTTGTACTGATCGCTCAGCCATGCGCCGTACATATCCGTGATCCGTCGATCGGAACCGGCGAGTACGACCGCCGGTGCCGTTGATTTCAGGTGTCGGTTCCCCCAGATAGTCAACGCCTCGAAGACCGGCTTCATATCGTGACCTGTGTCCGTCAGTTCGTACTCGACTCGAAGCGGTGATTCGCTCAACACGTTTCGTCGAACTAGACCGGTTTCGCGGAGTGTGCCGAGGGTTTCAGTCAGAACTTTTCCGGAGATCTCGGGAATCGCCTCGAGGAGTTCGTTGAACCCCATGGGGCCACGGTGAATAAGGTGAACGAGGACGACGGGTTGCCACTTTTTCGAGAGCAGCGAAAGGACCTCGAGCACGAGTTCCCCATCGACCGACCCGCCAACGTCGTGCCGATTCATGGGGTGCGTTTCTACGGAAACCATATAACAGTTCGCTACACAGTTGACACTGACGTTCGCACACCCATGCCATCGCTCGCCTATCTTCGCCGTTCACCCGTTGCTATCTCCGGAATTCGGCCCGTTCGGACCGGGTGGATAGCTCGAATTCTGGCCCGCAGGCCGAGGTGATCGTGTGGAAACCGCTCGCTCACCCGATCAGGCTGACATCGACCTGCTGCTCGTCGAGGATAACCTGGACGACGCTCGGTTCGTCGAGCGTCTCATCGACGAGTATCAATCGCGGCGCAGTGGTAGCGAAAGCGAAGAATCGCTCGTAATCAGTTCGCTCGATCACGTGGATCGGCTCGGCGAAGGAATCGAGCGGGTTCAGACGGAGCCACCGGACGTTATTTTACTCGACCTGATGCTTCCGGATAGCAGGGGTATCGAAACGGTCGAACGGATGGTCGAATCCACACCAGGTATTCCCGTAGTCGTCTTAACCGGACAAAATGAGAACGAGATTGGTATCGAGGCTATCCGGCGTGGCGCACAGGATTACCTGACTAAGGGGACGACGACGGGAGAACTCATCGTTCGAACGGTACGATACGCTATCGAGCGGATGCACACCCAGCGCGCAATCGTCGATCGAAACCACCGACTCGCGCTGTTGAACCAGCTCGTCCGACAGGACATCCGAAACGACGTGAGCATGATCGTCGGTTTAGGTGATCAGCTCCGAACGCAGGTCGATTCGACGGAAAAAGAGACGATCGAGTCGCTCTTGAAGGCTGCTGAACACGCCGTCGACCTCACCGACACAGCAGCGGAGGTGATGGACGTTCTCGCGGCAACTGAGGTGGGACGTGAACCCTGTAACCTCCTCCCGATCCTCGAGACGAGTATTGAACGCCTGCAGCACGAGCACGACGTGGACCTCACCTTCGAACGACGCTATCTCGCTGACACACCGCTGATCGTTTCCGCCTCACCGATGCTCGAATCGGTCTTCGATCACCTGCTGTCGAACGCTGTCGAGCACTCACCGCAGACAACGCCGCAAGTGACCGTAACCATCGATGCGACAGCCGACCGAGTGACCGTGGAAATAGCCGACGATGGTATCGGTATCGCCGACGCTCAAAAGGCGCTGCTCGTGGATCCGGCCACACACTCCGATATCCGGTCGGGGATCGGCGTCGGTTTCTATCTGGTCACGACGTTGCTCGACGTCTTCGACGGCACCCTCGAGATTGCGGATAACCACCCCCGTGGAACCAGTATTACCGTTTCACTCAGACGCGTCAACAACCAGTAAAAATACCTTACTCGCCAATATTCTTCTTTCCGTTACCGGAACAGATGTCGATCCGACACGGCCTGAGGACCTGTCCCGATTGCACACCCGAGCAAGAAAGTATTTGTGACTGGAAATTCATCCTAAATGACATGCAAGCAGTTGTTCTGGCCGCGGGTAAGGGGACGCGATTGCGACCACTGACTGACGACAAACCGAAGGGGATGGTCGAAGTCGCCGGAAAGCCAATTTTGACTCACTGTCTCAAGCAAGTCGTCGACCTTGGGGCCGACGAGTTGATCATTGTCGTCGGCTACGAGAAAGAGAAGATCATCGAAC
This region of Natronosalvus halobius genomic DNA includes:
- a CDS encoding winged helix-turn-helix transcriptional regulator encodes the protein MNRHDVGGSVDGELVLEVLSLLSKKWQPVVLVHLIHRGPMGFNELLEAIPEISGKVLTETLGTLRETGLVRRNVLSESPLRVEYELTDTGHDMKPVFEALTIWGNRHLKSTAPAVVLAGSDRRITDMYGAWLSDQYNVIQAHTDADLRAQLDSDPDILLVDEGLPGGTFRRIHETADPPCRTVVLVGDRPEVNLLDTNCDEILRKPIVRKTMLEVIQRQLERRDEPPRERERAALENRLSFFQSLYSHDQLATTEAYTQARNRLDELEE
- a CDS encoding ATP-binding response regulator → METARSPDQADIDLLLVEDNLDDARFVERLIDEYQSRRSGSESEESLVISSLDHVDRLGEGIERVQTEPPDVILLDLMLPDSRGIETVERMVESTPGIPVVVLTGQNENEIGIEAIRRGAQDYLTKGTTTGELIVRTVRYAIERMHTQRAIVDRNHRLALLNQLVRQDIRNDVSMIVGLGDQLRTQVDSTEKETIESLLKAAEHAVDLTDTAAEVMDVLAATEVGREPCNLLPILETSIERLQHEHDVDLTFERRYLADTPLIVSASPMLESVFDHLLSNAVEHSPQTTPQVTVTIDATADRVTVEIADDGIGIADAQKALLVDPATHSDIRSGIGVGFYLVTTLLDVFDGTLEIADNHPRGTSITVSLRRVNNQ